Genomic window (Phacochoerus africanus isolate WHEZ1 chromosome 1, ROS_Pafr_v1, whole genome shotgun sequence):
CCACGGGCCGCCCCAGGGCCAAGGCGGACGAGGCCGCAGCCGCTGCTGACCCGCAGCCCCGGGCCAGGCGAGGAGACGCTGCCTCGCACGACGCGCCTCTAGTTGTTTTCGAACCTGGCGTACGGATTGTCTTCTTTAAACAAACCTGCAAACCAAAGGGGCTGATGACAAACGCGCGCGGCCGACGGGAACCAGCCAGCACCACGGGACGCTTCAGATGCGGCCGAGAGAAAGCAGGGTGTGCGGAGCAGGCGCAAAGACCACCcttcacccccccgcccccgcccacctCCTCCCGGGGACCGGGGCACCGGACCCCCTGTTCCTACAGAGCCCAGGGTGGAGCGCGGCGTCCCCTCGCAGCAGGTGCCCAGAGGCTGGCTGGGGAGGTAAAGGCAGGTAAAGGCAGCGCTCCGTCACGCACCTGCGGCCGGCCTCCCGCGCCCCCAGCGGAAAGGAGAGCCAGCGGACTCTTACCGTATTTTCTTCTGATCTCATCATGTCTTGACTTCATCTCTGCTCTCCTACAACACAGAGGGCGCTCGCTCAGCACCAAAGGGCAGCATGATTTTACCAGCAGGAACTTCCACTTTGGGCGGCAGGGCCGGGGGTTCACTCCCGCCTCCCGGAGCCAGAGCTGGATGGGGCCGGCCGGCCAGGGCCACACTCCCACTGGACGGGCAGGGGGCCCGGCAGAGCCGGGGCTGCTCCATCACCTCACCCGGTTCGTTCAATAGAAGTAGCTCGCATGCCCCCACACTGATTTCCGTTAAAGAAACTAACCCATCCGCAAAGACCTGCGCTTGGTTCGGAAGACGGCAAGGACCAGCAAGGCCCTGGCCCCAGCGGCCTCCCGGCCACTCCACACACACGCTCCGGGGGGCGGCCGGCAGGACGTGTGTTGTCACAGTGCTGGCAACGCAAGAGGCCAGTTCGGCCTCACAGACAAGAGGACACAGTGACGCCCTCCTCCCTCTGTGCCTCCGCGGGCTCAGAGCTGGACGGGCGCTCAGAGGCCTGGCAGGCACGGCCCTGAACCCACAGGATCCCCGCCCCGTGTTCCGGGCCTCACCGCTCCTCCTGCCGGACCCGCCGCTCCTCGCGCTCCCGCTCCGCCTTCTCCTCGCTCCGGTCGGGCCTCCGGCTCCGCTTCCtcgggcagcagcagcagcagcagcagacgGCGACGCCCAGGAGCACGGAGCCCCCGAGCACCGACAGGGTGATGATCAAGGCCTCGAAGTTCACTGCGGGGGCAGCGGGGTCACCGcggccctgccccccccccccgccccccgggaccCGATCCCAGCCCCCACCAGCCGCCCTGCGCCGAGGCAGCGGCAGCTGCCGCCCCCGCCGCCTCGCGCACAGGCATGACCGGCCCGAGCAAAGCCCACAAACCCAGAGCGAAGAGCAGCGGCAAGCTCAGACGTGAGCCACCGAGACGCGGTCCCGCGGGATGACGGCGTCAGAGCCCAGAGCCCTCTGCCCACCGCCCTCGGGACACCCCTCCCACCACGGGCAGAGCACGGGCTGGAGCCACGACGACCTTGTGACCTCCTGTCCCGACCAAACACTCTTCAAACCAGTTTCTCCCGAGGATTTACAAAGGCAAAAGCCAGCGGCCGAGACGGCCCCAGTCCATCCCGCAGAGCCCATCACGGGACAGACAGAGGCCGTGGGGCGCGCGCGGCCAGTGCAGAGGTCTGGGCAGCCCCACCCTGGACGGCGGTGCGACCACCACGGGACGGGCTGCTGCAGCAGGACGCTCCCTGACACCGAGCCGAGAACCGAGAACCTCCCAGTTTCatggctgggggcagggcagggtccttggggagggggaggcagacacCCAGCGCCTTGGTGCCCCCACCCACGGGCCACCTCAGGCTGCCAGCGCGACAGCACTCGCTGTCAGGGCTGGGGCCGCATCCTGTCAAAGGCCACCTGCATTTCTAATCGTGCGGCTTTTCCTCCCCTGACCTGTCCTGGCAGCGCTGGAATCCTAAGAAGCAGGCATGACAGACCCCTGAGCAGAGGGAGCAGCTTCACGGCAAGAGAGGCCGCGAACAGGCAACAGTAAACCCAGCGAAACGAGGGAGACGGCCGCTCTGGAGGCACCGCCGCGCCGTCAGCAGCGGACTCGGCTCCACGACTGAGTCAGAAATCCCTCCACGGGGAAGGATACGGCCTCGCAGGGGATCTACCCCAGAGGCGAGGCCCCAACGGAGAGCACGACCCAGCCCCGGCGAGGACCCCGTAGTCCTCCAGCGACGCTTACGTCCAAGGGCGTCAGCATCGGAACCCAGACAGCTCTGCCGAGCGCCCGTGGGGGAACAGAAGTGTGTCAGCGGGAGGTGCGGCCTCGCCGGTGGTGACCGAGGTCTCCGGGGGCCTGACCACAAGGTCCCCACCAGCTCAGGTCCGGTGGACGAGGTCCCGCCAAACCCCTGTCCTGGTCGTGGGGACCTGGCAGCAGTTGCACTGCCTGCCGGCCCAAGGACTGAGCCAAACAGGCCCATCACGCCTCCTCTCGGGGACCAGGGGCTCAGCAGCCCTGCTCCTACAGGGCCCAGGGTGGACCTCGCCTGCCGAGTGTCCCCACACTGGGGTCCTGTGCTGGGGTCCTCACAGACCTCACAGGAGAATGACCAAAAAAGCCCGCCACTCGAAGGGGCGCTCGAGGCCACTGGCCAGCAGACGGAGCTTACCAGCACGAGGAGACAGCGCTCCACAGCCTGGACGGACCGCAAGGATGCGGACGACAGCCCCAGCGCCTGCAGGACGCGCCACCACCTGCAGCCGCGTCCCCCGCCCAGTGCAGCCACTCGCGAGAGACGTGGCTGACGACCAAGGCTAAACGTCAAGAGAGAGTGAGCTGGCAACGCTCCCAAGGGCACCCATGCAAGAGCGCGGGGCTGGTCACCTGCACGCGGGGTATAGCAGCACCTCCGGCGAGGGCACACACTTGGTGGCCAGGCAGACACCGCTACCGCCACCCAGGGCAGGGCAGCACTCACCTGCCACCATGGGGTCCCCAGGGACAGGCGGCACCAGACGTGGTCCGTGTGTTTTGCCAAGTGGAGATAAACTGCGGACTCAGAAAGTGCACCGCGGACACGCGGGTGTGTTTGTCCTCTAGGGGCCTGGGGGGCAGCAGGGGGCGGCCCGGCCTTAGGCATTTTACAGCTAAGGCCCCAAAGCCAGCAGCTCCCTGGTGCCATCTCTGTGGAACAGACGGGAGGCCATGGGGACGAGAGCCACCAAGACGAAAGCAGATGGCAGCGAGGCCAGGACACCTGCCTGGGCTGAGGAGGGCGGAGACCAGAGGACAGCCCACTGGGTGGACGTGATGGCTGTGTCTGCCTACATGTGTGCgggcgcacacacgcacacacacacacacacacacacatgtgcgcgtgcacacacacacttccaggTTCCCTGGGTTTCCGCTGGTGAGATCGAAGTAAGTTGTTTCAGAGGCCGACGGGTTCTGAGACGGAAACCAACTGGGACAAAGATCAAGAATGTGTCGTAGATGACACCCCGACACCAACATGCCCAGCGGTCATCACAGCACCCATGACCCCAAATGGGGGCCAGGGAGAGGCGTCACAAGCTCAGCTGCAGAGAGAGGAGCGCCACACGGCAAAACACAACACAGCCCTGCTGGCACGGCGCGCAAGGGAAGCGCGGGGTCTCAGCGCACTCACACCCCCAAGGAGGGTGCCTAGGAACCCTACGTGCGGGTGGGAGGCGCATGAGGggaccccccagccccccaggtgCCATGATGCAGGTGCTCGTAGGCCCTGGGATGTGGGGGAGACGCCCGCAGAGCCCAGGTGGCCTCCAGACCCAGGCCGCCTGCTTCCCAGAGGCCACCGCTCTCCCGGCCTCCCCACCAGCAGCGCCCAGGACCCCGAGACCCGGCTCTCTGGCAGCTCATGTTAACTGAGCACGACCAGAACTCCTGGAAGAGCGCAGCTCTGCAAGAAGCCCCGAGCACAGCGACTTACCCCAGCACACGCCCCAGCGTGCAGAGCTCAGCTGACAGAGGGAGCTGGGCGGCAGGACCCTGGTCACCGGGTAGTCCAGGCACGCCTGGTTGGTGTTGCACCAGAGACACTAGGAGAGAGGTGACAGAGAAGGTCACACACAGCACGGACACCGAGGGCGGCCGGGCTGGGTCCTCCCAACCCAGACCTCGCCCCCCAGGCACCCGCAAGCCTCGCAGCCTCCGTGCTGGTCCAGAGGGCACCCCACCCAGGGCCTCTGCGCAGCCTGCTCCCCCGGCCtggccgccccccgcccctctAACACCCGGAGGCCCCACGCCTGCGGGAGGACAGGCCTTCCGTGCTTCCCGAgcccccccccctcgcccccagGTGGGACCACGCTGGGCGGGGTGGCGTGGCGTCCAGCCGTAGCTGTCGTCTCTCTGTCAAGATCCTAACTTGGCCCGTGTCGCTGCCGGCCGTCTGCGGGATGACGCGAGGGAAGGTCAAAGGCCCCTGTCGGGAGCTGGGGAGCTGGAGGGAACCTGGCACGTGTACCCAGGGTGCATCCCCAGGGCGTGTGGCAGGGGCCGGGCGGTGGCCGGCGGAGGGGCCCAGGCCAGCCCCACACGCCGGGCTGGCCCTGTGCAGGCTGGGGTTTGGGTCGGCCTAGCAAGCCTGCTCAGGTCAGCATGTACTAGATGTTTTAAATCTTGAGAGTCACCATTTTTCTCTCTGAGCTTCTAATAGGAAGGAAAATCATGGTGCTTTCTGTTCCTAAGTGAGGGTGCAGGTCACCCCAAAAAAACGTGCCCGCGCCCCCTGGGTCCGTGCTCATGACGCCACGGCCGTGAGGGCCCGGCGTTCCGGCCGTCTGAGCAGCCCTTCCACCGCTGGGCTTCCCTCCTGCTTCGCAACTTCCAGCAAACCTCCCTTTTCAAACAGCCGGAGTTTGAAACGTTTAACTTTCCCTTTTTATGCGACGGTGTTGCCAGAAGCCACAGGAGCTCACGAGGAGGGCGAGCTCTCCTGTGCCTGGTGGAATCTTCGGGTTTAGCTGAACGAGGTCCCGGGCACAGCCGATGAGGCAGGGGCCCACGTGTGCTCCAGTCGTGGGAAGCTCTGCCCCGGCCCAGGTGCTCACCTGCAGCTCTTGACCTCACTGGTCGGGGTGCGGGTGGGGGCCGGGCCTTCAGAGACATGTGCGCCGCACTGGCCTGGGCACAGCCGCAGCTGCGCCCCCAACCTGGTTCCCAGAGACACGGGACCACAGGGCTCACTGCAGAAGCGCTCGCGCCCCAGACCCTGGGCTCCCTGGTGCTTGAAGCAACTCTGGGCAGAAACCCCCCAACACGAAGCAGCAGCACCATCAGGAGACACCCGCCAAGGGCCAGGGCCAAGCACCAGCCGGGGCTGCGGGACCACTCCTGCCGCTGGTCAGCAGATCCACTCCTGGCCTGCGTCTCTAACCTGCAGCACCGCCTCTCTTTAAAGCCTCTCTTTAAacaggcggaggcggaggcggaggcggagatCTCCTGACACGCCTTTCCTGACCCACCTCAGGCCACGAAACCCCGTCACCCCAGGAGGGCGCTGCGGGCGGCCTCCCCACCCTGGGTTCCTTGCTGCCCACAGCCTGGCGGCGGCACCACCGGGGCTGCAAAGGGCCTGaccggcccccagcccctcccgaGGCACCTTCCCAGCGCTCCCCGCCCTCCTCaggccagagcccagagcccagagccccccTGGAGGCTGCCCCCAAGAGCCCAGGCCCGTGCCCCAGAGA
Coding sequences:
- the PTTG1IP gene encoding pituitary tumor-transforming gene 1 protein-interacting protein, which produces MASSGARGPTLHWALALGGAALLLLLLPTASAQACSQNTNRTCEECLRNVSCLWCNTNQACLDYPVTRVLPPSSLCQLSSARWGVCWVNFEALIITLSVLGGSVLLGVAVCCCCCCCPRKRSRRPDRSEEKAEREREERRVRQEERRAEMKSRHDEIRRKYGLFKEDNPYARFENN